Below is a window of Candidatus Cloacimonadota bacterium DNA.
GAATCTTTCCACATCTCTTTGTACGTGTTTTTTTCAATCTCTTGGCTCACACGTGCCAGCCATTGGTGTTTTACTTGCATCCGGCGGAATTTGTCAATCCCCAGAACTTATCTCTCCCACAAGGTTTTCCCAAGGGTTTCTACAGGGATTGCGGGGAGCATCACTTCGGTTCTTTGGAGCGGTTTCTGGAGCTTATCAAATGTCATGATCTGCTTTCGGCATATATGCTGGAGGACATCAAGTTGGTTTAAGGTATAAACCGTCACCCAAATCCTCAAGCTATTTTGACTCCCAACCACCCTATTGAAAAGCCTTTACAGACTCATTCAAGAAAATTTCAGGGGGCGTGCTTTGTGAAGAAACCGGGTCAGCTGTAGTTGCAGCCTTTGCAGCCTTCCAAAATCTTGCCCTGACGGCTGCGCTGAGCCAGACGCATGGCCTTGAAATCCGGACCGTTCCAGATGTCGATTAGTGAATCGTGACAAACATGACCCAAAAAGCTGCGCTTGGCGGGGTCCAGACTGCAACCCTTGGCAGGACAAAGCGGTATGCGTCCATCCGGCCTGATTTGGAGGTCTTTGAAGGGCAGGGTGCAGACTGGGGCTGTGTTTTCATCATAAACCTTGGAGTGGAACACGTCGTCGTCGTAATCCGAATCCGGATG
It encodes the following:
- a CDS encoding DUF3473 domain-containing protein — its product is TFDVLGELGYQADSSIPARRYDFGAGSVNALRCFCKPSKAHFIETKNGRLLEIPPSAWILPLNMRLLRIFPHLFVRVFFNLLAHTCQPLVFYLHPAEFVNPQNLSLPQGFPKGFYRDCGEHHFGSLERFLELIKCHDLLSAYMLEDIKLV